From Rudanella lutea DSM 19387, a single genomic window includes:
- a CDS encoding glycoside hydrolase family 26 protein, which translates to MRFSFPLLIILTACTLLRVQAAPRPRLIDKHATRETKALYHNLHRLARKHVLFGHQHATEYGHGWSGEAGRSDVKSVSGSHPAVIGVDFSGLSGRSPEAIGRAKASLRQQIADTYNRGGVVTVAWHFTNPVTPQTGFYWNDSVSAPAVRHLIPGGSHHNEYKRILQTVGSLAHETRGRDGKPVPMIFRPYHELDGGWFWWGKPHCSREEFTELWRFTVSYLRDSLQVHNFIYAFSPDCLYKTEAEYLDRYPGDAWVDLVGVDNYADFGRNGRYNVAAGTAKLKIVSDYARKSGKLAAFTETGLESIPDTSWWTNTLLRALKTDGMRLSYVLVWRNDTQSPTHYYAPFPGQVSVPDFRRFYSDPATLFENDLPRLYRRKRWLLF; encoded by the coding sequence ATGCGCTTTTCTTTTCCCCTGCTGATTATCCTCACGGCCTGCACCCTCCTGCGTGTGCAGGCTGCCCCACGCCCGCGACTCATTGACAAGCATGCCACCCGCGAAACCAAAGCCCTGTACCACAACCTGCACCGGCTGGCCCGAAAACACGTTTTGTTTGGGCATCAGCACGCTACAGAGTACGGGCACGGGTGGTCGGGGGAGGCCGGGCGTTCGGATGTGAAGTCGGTGAGTGGATCGCACCCGGCCGTTATTGGCGTCGATTTCAGCGGTCTGTCGGGACGCTCTCCCGAAGCCATTGGGCGGGCCAAAGCGTCGCTCCGGCAGCAGATAGCCGATACCTACAACCGGGGGGGTGTGGTGACGGTAGCCTGGCATTTTACCAATCCGGTGACGCCCCAAACGGGTTTTTACTGGAACGATTCGGTCTCGGCCCCGGCCGTGCGGCACCTGATTCCGGGCGGGTCGCATCACAACGAGTACAAACGCATCCTGCAAACGGTGGGTAGTCTGGCCCACGAGACCAGGGGCCGCGATGGCAAGCCGGTGCCGATGATTTTCCGACCATACCACGAGCTCGACGGGGGCTGGTTCTGGTGGGGAAAGCCGCACTGCTCGCGGGAGGAATTTACCGAGCTGTGGCGGTTCACGGTCTCGTACCTGCGCGACAGCCTTCAGGTGCACAACTTTATTTACGCCTTCTCGCCCGATTGCCTCTACAAAACCGAGGCCGAATACCTCGACCGCTATCCCGGCGATGCCTGGGTCGATCTGGTGGGCGTTGACAATTACGCCGACTTTGGCCGCAACGGGCGGTACAACGTAGCGGCTGGCACCGCCAAGCTCAAAATCGTGTCTGACTACGCCCGGAAATCGGGTAAACTGGCGGCTTTCACCGAGACGGGTCTGGAGTCGATTCCCGACACAAGCTGGTGGACCAATACACTGTTACGGGCGCTCAAAACCGACGGAATGCGACTCTCTTACGTGCTCGTGTGGCGCAACGATACACAAAGCCCCACGCACTACTATGCTCCGTTTCCCGGTCAGGTAAGTGTGCCCGATTTCCGGCGGTTTTACAGCGACCCGGCTACCCTTTTCGAAAACGACCTGCCGCGCCTGTACCGCCGGAAACGGTGGCTGTTGTTTTGA
- the hisG gene encoding ATP phosphoribosyltransferase has product MLRIALQKSGRLSEDSYQLFKECGIRFDYGTGKLKSVSSNFPAEFLFLRDDDIPGYVEDGVADLGIVGENVAVETGRAVQTVHKLGFSKCRLSIAIPRGETYNNLHDLDGKNIATSYPRLLGNYLAEQGVTAQIHEISGSVEIAPSIGLAEAVCDIVSSGSTLLSNGLKEVETIFRSEAIMIASNDLEADKQALLDKLLFRIKAVQAAKNNKYIVLNAPNHALEQITSLLPGMKSPTVTPLATEGWSSVHSVLNENDFWENIEAIRAAGAQGILVIPIEKMIY; this is encoded by the coding sequence ATGCTTCGCATCGCCCTGCAAAAGTCCGGGCGACTGAGTGAAGACTCATACCAACTGTTTAAAGAGTGTGGTATCCGTTTCGACTACGGAACCGGCAAACTCAAATCAGTTTCTTCAAACTTCCCGGCGGAATTTCTGTTCCTCCGCGACGATGATATCCCCGGTTATGTAGAGGATGGCGTGGCCGACCTCGGCATTGTGGGCGAAAACGTGGCCGTCGAAACGGGCCGCGCCGTGCAGACAGTCCATAAACTGGGCTTCTCGAAGTGCCGCCTGTCCATCGCGATTCCGCGGGGCGAAACCTACAACAACCTGCACGACCTGGACGGAAAAAACATCGCGACCTCGTACCCCCGGCTGCTGGGCAACTACCTCGCCGAACAAGGCGTAACGGCGCAGATCCATGAAATCAGCGGGTCGGTGGAGATTGCCCCAAGTATCGGGCTGGCCGAAGCCGTGTGCGACATCGTGAGCTCGGGCAGTACCCTCCTGAGCAACGGGCTGAAAGAAGTGGAAACTATTTTCCGCTCCGAAGCCATCATGATTGCCAGCAACGACCTGGAGGCCGACAAGCAGGCCCTGCTCGACAAACTGCTGTTCCGCATCAAAGCCGTACAGGCGGCCAAAAACAACAAGTACATCGTGCTCAACGCGCCCAACCACGCGCTGGAGCAGATTACGTCGTTGCTGCCGGGTATGAAAAGCCCTACCGTGACTCCGCTGGCTACCGAAGGCTGGAGCTCGGTACACTCGGTTTTGAACGAGAACGATTTCTGGGAAAACATCGAAGCCATCCGGGCCGCTGGCGCGCAGGGCATTCTGGTGATCCCGATTGAAAAGATGATTTACTAA
- the hisD gene encoding histidinol dehydrogenase → MNIIPFPPRSEWSALLARPVQKSDQIEAIVAPILQQVREQGDAALVELSQRFDKVNLDEIGLEVSAAELDAAEGQLSDELKAAIRQAYQNIRTFHEAQKQPIQKIETMPGVSCWRRSVGIDKVGLYIPGGTAPLFSTVLMLGVPAQLAGCREVVLCTPATHPAVFFAAKLVGVTRVFRVGGAQAVAAMAYGTQTIPQVYKIFGPGNQYVTAAKMLVAKEGVAIDMPAGPSEVAVYADDTAVPAFVAADLLSQAEHGADSQVLLVSTSKKLVTAVNLVLDTQMSRLPRRDLAAQAIQNSKAILVDTADEAIDLLNQYAAEHLILSVQDAETVAERITNAGSIFLGNYTPESAGDYASGTNHTLPTNGFARAYSGVSLDSFVKKITVQHISPEGLQVLGPVVEAMAEAESLDAHKRAVSIRLAQLHG, encoded by the coding sequence ATGAACATCATCCCCTTCCCACCCCGCTCCGAATGGTCGGCTTTGCTGGCCCGGCCGGTGCAGAAAAGTGACCAAATTGAGGCTATCGTGGCTCCTATTCTGCAACAGGTGCGGGAGCAGGGCGACGCGGCTCTGGTGGAGCTGAGTCAACGATTTGATAAGGTTAATCTGGACGAAATTGGTCTGGAAGTATCGGCCGCTGAGCTCGATGCCGCCGAGGGGCAACTAAGCGACGAGCTCAAAGCCGCTATCCGGCAAGCCTACCAAAACATTCGCACCTTCCACGAAGCGCAGAAGCAGCCGATTCAGAAAATCGAAACCATGCCCGGTGTCAGCTGCTGGCGTCGGAGCGTCGGTATCGACAAGGTCGGATTGTACATTCCCGGTGGCACGGCACCCCTGTTCAGCACGGTGCTGATGCTTGGTGTGCCGGCTCAGTTGGCCGGTTGCCGCGAGGTGGTGCTATGCACACCCGCTACGCACCCGGCGGTGTTTTTTGCGGCCAAACTGGTAGGCGTTACGCGGGTGTTTCGGGTAGGTGGTGCGCAGGCCGTTGCGGCCATGGCCTACGGTACCCAAACCATCCCGCAGGTGTACAAGATTTTTGGACCTGGTAACCAGTATGTTACGGCAGCCAAAATGCTCGTGGCGAAAGAAGGCGTTGCGATCGACATGCCCGCCGGCCCGAGTGAGGTGGCCGTGTACGCCGACGACACCGCTGTGCCCGCCTTTGTGGCTGCTGACCTGCTCTCGCAGGCCGAACACGGTGCCGACTCGCAGGTGTTGCTGGTATCGACGAGCAAAAAACTGGTTACGGCTGTCAACCTGGTGCTCGATACGCAGATGAGCCGACTGCCCCGACGCGATTTGGCCGCTCAAGCCATTCAGAACAGCAAGGCAATTCTGGTTGATACGGCCGATGAAGCAATTGATCTGCTGAACCAATACGCGGCCGAGCACCTGATTCTGAGCGTTCAGGACGCCGAAACCGTGGCCGAACGCATTACCAACGCCGGTTCCATTTTTCTGGGTAACTACACCCCCGAATCGGCGGGCGATTACGCATCGGGCACCAATCACACCCTGCCCACCAACGGCTTTGCACGGGCATACAGCGGGGTTTCGCTCGACAGTTTTGTGAAGAAGATTACCGTTCAGCACATCAGCCCTGAGGGCTTACAGGTACTCGGCCCCGTTGTGGAAGCGATGGCCGAAGCCGAATCGCTCGATGCCCACAAGCGCGCGGTGAGCATCCGGCTTGCGCAGTTGCATGGGTAA
- the dhiT gene encoding type II toxin-antitoxin system toxin DhiT has protein sequence MPVISMFYGLLVSMYYFDNKQHKLPHIHVKYGEQEGVFSIPDGNLLEGQLPKNKIKLVEAWIEIHREDLMADWQLAIAGQRLFPIDPLK, from the coding sequence ATGCCGGTTATTTCGATGTTTTACGGCTTGCTTGTTTCTATGTACTATTTCGATAACAAGCAGCACAAGCTTCCCCATATTCACGTTAAATATGGGGAACAGGAAGGTGTTTTTTCCATTCCTGACGGTAATTTACTGGAAGGACAACTTCCGAAAAACAAGATCAAATTGGTAGAGGCTTGGATTGAAATTCACCGGGAAGACCTTATGGCCGATTGGCAACTTGCCATTGCTGGCCAACGGCTTTTCCCTATAGACCCTTTGAAATAA
- a CDS encoding DUF2442 domain-containing protein gives MNPRVIAVEALPNYHLKLTFANRERKVFDASPYLQIGIFTELVDQNLFFQVKAFNGSVVWPNDLDFDPDTLYLDSQPIDS, from the coding sequence ATGAACCCAAGAGTAATTGCTGTTGAGGCCTTACCCAATTATCATCTTAAGCTTACGTTTGCCAATCGGGAGCGTAAAGTTTTCGATGCAAGTCCTTATTTGCAGATTGGCATTTTCACTGAGCTGGTCGATCAGAACCTTTTTTTCCAGGTAAAAGCCTTCAACGGTTCTGTCGTTTGGCCTAACGACCTTGATTTCGACCCTGATACGTTGTATTTAGATAGCCAACCCATCGACAGTTAG
- a CDS encoding RagB/SusD family nutrient uptake outer membrane protein yields the protein MKLNYIFVLLAAVLLAGCELEELPVATTSKGPIFSSESGLVLYTNSFYNMLNGKNLHRADAMSDYLARKDTPPYITEGNFSPQVSTGWTWTDLRNINYFIQNCTDPKVPLNVRRNYLGIARFFRAWFYFDKVKRFGDVPWIGKALDVTDTDILYKGRDPRAMVMDSVLADLDYACNNISTNSEPTRSLITKYVAFAFKARVCLHEGTFRKYHANIGLQSTSAAWLNQAATAAKKVIDEGGYKLYDGAGTDKSYRQVFINPAPMATEVMLSAVCDLALNNLNDANWYWTSGTYGDKASFIRTFINTYLNIDGTPFTNNPNYKTMLFKDEVKNRDKRLTQTIRAGDYKRTSGGAVVPSPPLFSYTYTGYMPIKWALDDMYYDTRDLNINSVSIFRYAEVLLAYAEAKAELGTLTDADWALTVGALRKRAGITGGLSTRPTAVDPYLQANYFPGITDPILLEVRRERGIELCLEGFRFDDIVRWRRGELMQMEWNGMYVPQLNTPMDLNEDGVMDVAFFKTPPATKVPGVTYVEVAPIVAGKPNSQLIAGDTSGELTWLNNIPRRWTDKHYYYPIPTGDIITNPKLTQNPGW from the coding sequence ATGAAGCTCAACTATATTTTTGTTTTACTGGCGGCTGTGTTGCTGGCCGGTTGTGAACTGGAGGAACTGCCCGTAGCGACAACCTCCAAAGGGCCTATTTTTAGTAGCGAGAGTGGTTTGGTGCTGTACACCAACTCGTTTTACAACATGTTGAACGGCAAAAACCTGCACCGGGCCGATGCCATGTCGGATTATCTGGCCCGGAAAGACACCCCGCCCTACATTACCGAAGGCAACTTTAGCCCGCAGGTAAGCACCGGCTGGACCTGGACCGATCTGCGCAACATCAATTACTTTATCCAGAACTGCACCGACCCCAAGGTGCCGCTCAATGTCCGCCGAAATTACCTCGGTATTGCCCGGTTCTTCAGGGCCTGGTTTTACTTCGATAAAGTGAAGCGGTTTGGCGACGTGCCCTGGATCGGGAAAGCCCTTGATGTGACGGACACCGACATCCTGTACAAAGGCCGCGATCCTCGCGCCATGGTGATGGACTCGGTACTGGCCGATCTGGATTATGCCTGCAACAACATCAGCACCAACAGCGAGCCTACGCGTAGCCTCATTACCAAATACGTAGCCTTTGCGTTTAAGGCGCGGGTGTGTTTGCACGAGGGGACGTTTCGGAAATACCATGCCAATATTGGCTTGCAGAGTACGTCGGCCGCGTGGCTGAATCAGGCCGCTACGGCTGCCAAGAAGGTTATTGATGAAGGTGGCTACAAATTGTACGATGGTGCAGGTACCGACAAATCGTACCGGCAGGTGTTTATCAACCCGGCGCCGATGGCCACCGAGGTGATGCTCTCGGCCGTGTGCGACCTGGCCTTGAACAACCTCAACGATGCCAACTGGTATTGGACGAGCGGTACCTACGGCGACAAGGCGAGCTTTATCCGGACGTTTATCAATACCTATCTGAACATCGATGGAACGCCGTTTACCAATAATCCGAACTACAAAACCATGCTGTTCAAGGATGAGGTGAAGAACCGCGATAAGCGTTTAACCCAGACCATCCGGGCGGGCGACTACAAGCGAACGAGTGGGGGAGCCGTGGTGCCGTCACCGCCTTTGTTCTCGTACACCTACACGGGCTATATGCCCATCAAGTGGGCGCTCGACGATATGTATTACGACACCCGCGACCTGAATATCAACTCGGTATCTATTTTCCGGTATGCCGAGGTGTTGCTCGCCTATGCCGAGGCCAAAGCCGAACTGGGTACCCTCACCGATGCCGATTGGGCCCTGACCGTGGGTGCCTTACGGAAGCGGGCTGGTATCACGGGTGGCCTGAGCACCCGGCCGACGGCGGTAGACCCGTACCTGCAAGCCAATTATTTCCCCGGCATTACCGACCCCATCTTGCTGGAGGTACGCCGGGAGCGGGGCATTGAGTTGTGCCTGGAAGGGTTCCGGTTCGACGATATTGTGCGCTGGCGTCGGGGCGAACTGATGCAGATGGAGTGGAACGGTATGTATGTGCCGCAGCTCAATACGCCGATGGACCTCAATGAAGACGGAGTGATGGACGTGGCCTTTTTCAAAACGCCACCGGCGACCAAAGTGCCGGGTGTGACCTATGTAGAAGTGGCCCCGATTGTAGCCGGAAAACCTAACTCGCAGCTGATTGCAGGCGACACCTCGGGCGAACTGACCTGGCTCAACAATATTCCGCGCCGGTGGACCGACAAGCATTATTATTATCCCATTCCAACGGGCGACATTATTACGAATCCCAAGCTGACCCAGAATCCGGGCTGGTAA
- a CDS encoding SusC/RagA family TonB-linked outer membrane protein, translated as MKQLYLNPPLALPLVRLARRQLLAAALFAGATQAYATDRPGQLSTAGTPKLAIPKTGQSVTIRGTAPVDRTVSGTVTDETGAGMPGVSVVVKGTQRGTNTNVDGKFTLSVPDTDAVLVVSFVGYQSQEIAVGNGSEFTVRLKVDTKSLSEVVVVGYGTQKKANLTGAVDMVTGDVFENRPLSNLNQGLQGVLPNLNIKMGDGKPNQSPAFNIRGTTSIGQGGNALVLIDNVEGDPSLLNPNDIASITLLKDAASAAIYGARGVFGVVLITTKNPSAGKTTVNFSSNYMLKSPIARPDLVTDGYTWASMFAESFVNFGGAFPQNANKTLKFSQAYLNEIKRRSEVGGLPEVEIDPATGEYVYYGNTAYYDLLYKKQTHAHEQNLSISGSSDKASYLITGRYFGQDGLFRYNSDDYRVANFTGKGSVQIKPWLRVNNMTQFSDMKYHNPLNVGEGGGIWRNIADEGHVLSPLLNPDGTLTASAAYTVGDFYYGKNGIDNNKRVFRNTAGFVAQFFNDKFRVKGDFTIQNTDNNDVTKAVPVPYSTRPGVIAYVGTTTNYISNVYRETNYMTSNLYTEYENTFKTDHYLKAMVGYNYEQSTFKRLTAQRNGLIFEDAMDINLALGQAITTAGGWERWKIMGGFSRLNYSYKDRYLFEVNARYDGSSKFPANQRFAFFPSYSVGWRLSKESFWQVPAQIVSDLKLRASYGSLGNGNVNSYAYLEQFNISQSNVILNGQRPQQTRNPTVIPEGLTWETATTKNIGIDLSMLSNRLTFVADAYIRTTTDMFTVGLTLPAVFGAAAPRGNYADLETKGWEAMLSYRDKFSLGAKPFGFDVRLTMADYTAVITKYNNPQKLLSDYYVGQRLGEIWGYTTEGFFKSPEDVKNSASQSLFRTASSGLWFPGDIKFRDVNGDGAITPGTGRVENPGDRSIIGNSTPRYTYGIMLGADWNNFFFSSFLQGVGKQQWYPSGEASLFWGQYNRPYGGIPKSQLGNIWTEQNPDAYFPRYVSRLASNANGTLIAPQTRYLQNVAYIRLKNIQLGYNLPRTLVSKIGSQAARVFVSAENIWSWSPLFRITRDFDVENAVASDQVFNPGGNSGDGYNYPLMKSVTFGLSVTF; from the coding sequence ATGAAGCAACTCTATCTAAACCCTCCTTTGGCCTTGCCTTTGGTAAGGCTGGCACGTCGTCAGTTGCTGGCTGCGGCTCTATTTGCCGGGGCTACGCAGGCCTACGCTACCGACCGCCCAGGCCAATTATCCACAGCGGGTACCCCTAAACTGGCGATCCCAAAGACCGGGCAATCCGTGACAATCCGGGGGACTGCCCCTGTTGACCGCACGGTTTCGGGTACCGTAACCGACGAAACCGGTGCCGGTATGCCCGGCGTTAGTGTGGTGGTAAAAGGCACCCAACGTGGCACCAATACGAACGTCGACGGGAAATTTACGCTGAGTGTCCCCGACACCGATGCCGTGCTTGTGGTCTCATTTGTGGGTTATCAGTCGCAGGAGATAGCCGTGGGCAATGGGTCGGAGTTTACCGTCCGGCTCAAGGTCGATACCAAGTCGCTGAGCGAAGTGGTGGTAGTCGGTTACGGTACCCAGAAGAAGGCTAATCTGACCGGGGCCGTTGACATGGTAACCGGTGATGTGTTTGAAAACCGGCCGCTCTCGAACCTGAATCAGGGCTTGCAGGGGGTATTGCCCAACCTGAACATCAAAATGGGTGACGGCAAGCCCAATCAATCACCTGCCTTCAACATCCGGGGTACCACTTCCATTGGTCAGGGGGGCAACGCGCTCGTGCTGATCGACAACGTAGAGGGCGACCCCAGTCTGCTCAACCCCAACGATATTGCCAGCATTACCCTGCTGAAAGATGCTGCTTCGGCCGCTATCTACGGGGCGCGGGGGGTGTTTGGGGTAGTGCTCATCACAACCAAAAATCCGTCGGCAGGCAAAACAACGGTCAATTTTTCGAGCAACTACATGCTCAAAAGCCCCATTGCCCGGCCCGACCTGGTGACGGATGGCTACACCTGGGCATCGATGTTTGCCGAGTCGTTTGTCAATTTTGGCGGAGCATTTCCGCAGAATGCCAACAAGACCCTGAAGTTTTCGCAGGCCTACCTGAACGAAATCAAACGGCGGTCGGAAGTGGGGGGCCTGCCCGAAGTAGAAATTGATCCGGCAACGGGTGAGTACGTTTATTACGGCAATACGGCTTACTACGACCTGCTGTACAAAAAGCAAACCCACGCCCACGAGCAAAACCTGAGCATTTCGGGTAGCTCCGACAAAGCGAGCTACCTGATTACGGGTCGATACTTTGGGCAGGATGGCCTGTTCCGGTATAACTCCGATGATTACCGAGTTGCCAACTTTACCGGCAAAGGGTCTGTGCAGATCAAGCCCTGGCTACGGGTCAACAACATGACGCAGTTCTCCGATATGAAGTACCACAACCCGCTCAACGTGGGCGAAGGGGGCGGTATCTGGCGGAACATCGCCGACGAAGGGCACGTATTGTCGCCGTTGCTCAACCCCGACGGCACCCTCACGGCCTCGGCGGCTTATACCGTGGGTGATTTTTACTACGGCAAAAACGGGATTGACAATAACAAGCGGGTGTTTCGGAATACGGCCGGATTTGTGGCTCAGTTTTTCAACGACAAGTTTCGGGTGAAAGGCGATTTCACGATTCAGAACACCGACAACAACGACGTGACCAAGGCCGTGCCTGTGCCCTATAGCACCCGGCCGGGCGTAATTGCGTACGTGGGTACTACTACCAATTACATCAGCAATGTGTACCGGGAAACCAATTACATGACCAGTAACCTGTACACGGAGTACGAGAACACATTCAAAACCGACCATTACCTCAAGGCAATGGTGGGCTACAACTACGAGCAGTCGACGTTTAAGCGGCTCACGGCCCAGCGCAACGGTCTGATTTTTGAAGATGCGATGGATATTAACCTCGCTCTGGGTCAGGCTATTACCACAGCCGGTGGCTGGGAGCGCTGGAAAATTATGGGGGGCTTCAGCCGACTCAACTACTCGTACAAAGACCGGTATCTGTTTGAAGTGAATGCCCGCTACGATGGCTCGTCGAAGTTCCCGGCCAATCAGCGGTTCGCGTTCTTCCCGTCGTACTCGGTGGGCTGGCGTTTGTCGAAAGAGTCGTTCTGGCAGGTACCCGCGCAGATTGTGTCTGACCTCAAACTGCGGGCTTCGTACGGCTCGCTGGGCAATGGTAACGTCAACTCATACGCGTACCTGGAGCAGTTTAATATTTCGCAGTCGAACGTGATTCTGAACGGGCAGCGGCCGCAGCAAACCCGTAACCCAACGGTTATTCCGGAAGGGCTCACCTGGGAAACCGCTACGACCAAAAACATCGGTATCGACCTGTCGATGCTCTCGAACCGGCTCACCTTTGTGGCGGATGCCTACATCCGCACCACCACGGATATGTTTACCGTGGGGCTCACGTTGCCCGCTGTGTTTGGTGCCGCAGCCCCTCGCGGTAACTACGCCGACCTAGAAACCAAGGGCTGGGAAGCCATGCTGTCGTACCGCGATAAGTTTTCTCTCGGTGCCAAACCGTTTGGGTTTGATGTACGGCTCACCATGGCCGACTATACCGCTGTAATTACGAAGTACAACAACCCGCAAAAGCTCCTGAGCGATTATTACGTGGGGCAGCGGCTGGGCGAAATCTGGGGTTACACCACAGAAGGCTTCTTTAAATCGCCCGAAGACGTGAAAAACAGTGCGTCGCAAAGCCTGTTCCGCACGGCGTCGAGCGGCCTCTGGTTCCCCGGTGATATTAAGTTCCGCGATGTGAACGGCGATGGTGCTATTACGCCCGGCACGGGTCGGGTAGAGAACCCCGGCGACCGGTCGATTATTGGGAACTCAACCCCGCGCTACACCTACGGCATTATGCTCGGCGCCGACTGGAACAACTTCTTTTTCTCGTCGTTTTTGCAGGGCGTTGGCAAGCAGCAGTGGTACCCAAGTGGCGAGGCAAGCCTGTTTTGGGGGCAGTACAACCGGCCGTACGGTGGCATCCCCAAAAGTCAGTTGGGTAATATCTGGACGGAGCAAAACCCTGATGCTTACTTCCCACGCTATGTGTCGCGTTTGGCCAGCAACGCCAACGGAACCCTTATTGCCCCGCAAACCCGCTATCTGCAAAACGTAGCGTATATCCGCCTGAAAAACATTCAGTTGGGGTATAACCTGCCGCGCACGCTGGTGTCTAAAATCGGCTCGCAGGCCGCACGGGTGTTTGTGTCGGCCGAGAATATCTGGAGCTGGTCACCGTTGTTCCGCATTACCCGCGACTTCGACGTGGAGAACGCTGTGGCTTCCGATCAGGTATTCAACCCCGGTGGCAACTCGGGCGATGGCTACAACTATCCGCTCATGAAAAGCGTCACGTTTGGTTTGTCTGTGACTTTCTAA